The stretch of DNA tgtggTCCTCCATGTCCACAGACTACCTACAACACgccaaacatacaggtaaacatacaggtaaaggtgtggTCCTGTCCACAGACTACCTacaacacccaaacatacaggtaaaggtgtggTCCTGTCCACAGACTACCTacaacacccaaacatacaggtaaaggtgtggTCCTGTCCACAGACTACCTacaacacccaaacatacaggtaaaggtgtggTCCTGTCCACAGACTACCTacaacacccaaacatacaggtaaaggtgtggTCCTGTCCACAGACTACCTacaacacccaaacatacaggtaaaggtgtggTCCTGTCCACAGACTACCTacaacacccaaacatacaggtaaaggtgtggTCCTGTCCACAGACTACCTacaacacccaaacatacaggACTACTATTAAAGGTGTGGTCCTGTCCACAGACTACCTacaacacccaaacatacaggtaaaggtgtggTCCTGTCCACAGACTACCTCAACAccaaaacatacaggtaagGTGTAGTCCCAGACTACGCAACACCCCAAACATAACAGGTAAAGTCTGTGGTCCTGTCCACAGACTACCTTACAACACCccaaaaatacaggtaaaggtgtggTCCTGTCCACAGACTACCTacaacacccaaacatacaggtaaaggtgtggTCCTGTCCACAGACTACCTacaacacccaaacatacaggtaaaggtgtggTCCTGTCCACAGACTACCTacaacacccaaacatacaggtaaaggtgtggTCCTGTCCACAGACTACCTacaacacccaaacatacaggtaaaggtgtggTCCTGTCCACAGACTACCTacaacacccaaacatacaggtaaaggtgtggTCCTGTCCACAGACTACCTacaacacccaaacatacaggtaaaggtgtggTCCTGTCCACAGACTACCTacaacacccaaacatacaggtaaaggtgtggTCCTGTCCACAGACTACCTacaacacccaaacatacaggtaaaggTGTCTTCCTGTCAACAGTGGTGGGCCTGTCCACAGGGACTTACCCTacaacacccaaacatacaggtaaaggTGTAGGTCCTGTCTACAGACTACCTACAAAACCCAAACATACAAGTAAAGGTGTGGTCCTGTCCACATACAGGAGGTGGGGTCCTAcctacaacacacaacacccacaacatacaggtaaaggtgtgtccGGTCGCTGTCCTACACAGAATACCTGTCCACAAAAccaacacccaaacatacaggtCCTGTCCACAGATAAAGGTAAAGGTGTGGTCCTGTCCACAGGACTACAACACCtaaacatacaggtaaaacacctacaaacatacaggtaaaggtgtgtggTCCTTGTCCACAGACTACCTacaacacccaaacatacaggtTATAATAGGTGTGGTCCTGTCCACAGACTACCtacaaacacccaaacataAGTAAACATACAGGACTACCTacaacacccaaacatacaggtTAAAGGTGTGGTCCTTCCAAATGTCACTGACTACCTACAACAACCAATCATAAAGGTAAAGGTGTGGTCCTGTCCACAGACTACAGACTACAAAAATAACAcccaaaacatacaggtaaTGGTGTAAGGTCCTGTCCACAGACTACCTacaacacccaaacatacaggtaaaggtgtgtccTGTCCACAGACTACCTAAGGTGTGGCCTGTCCACAGTCTAACAACCCAAACAGGTTATAAAGTGTTGGTCCTGTACAGACTACCTTTACAACCACCAAACATTTAAAGGTCCTGTCCACTGGTACAACACCCAAACATCTGTCTGTCCACAGAATACTAATACAACACCCAAAAACTACAGACTACCTACAAACCATACAGGTAAAGGTAAAAGTGTGGGTCCTGTCCACACAGTAACTTACACTACAACACCCAAAAATACAGGTAAGGTGTGGTCCCTGTCCACAGACTACCtacaaaacaaccaaaacatACAGAAAAAATGGGTGTGGTCCTGTCCACAGACTACAGGTAAAGCGGTACAGACTACACAACACCAGTGTGGTCCTGTCCAAACATACAAAAAAGGTTAAGGTATAAAGGTCACAGACCTTACCCTACAACACCCAAAACATATGTGGTCCTGTCACATGGACAGACTACATACAACAGGTAAAAACCAAAACATACAGGTAAAGGTGTCTAACAGGTTAAAGGTGTGGTCCTGTCATTCAGGTCACAGACTACCCaaactacaaacatacacccTACCTACAAACCCTACAACACCCAACTGGtaaaacacccaaacatacaggtGTTGGTAACGGTGTGGTCCTCCTGTCCACAGACTACCTACAACCACCCAAACATACAGGTTAAAGGTGTGGTCCTGTCGGACTACCCtacaaacacccaaacatactgTTGCACAGACTACCTACAACACCCAAACATACTGTACAAACCATGAGAACATTACAGGAGGTGTGGGCCTGTCAATGGAAAGTTAATGTAATCATGGAGACATACACTCGGCACTGTTTACCTGAGAGGACTTTTAGTGTTACTCAATGGTTAGGGTAACCTTAGTGATCTGAGTGTGACTATTGAACATGGTGATAAATAATGTTGCCTTGGGACCTGAGTAGTATTAACCATGGTGATATGATTGTTTAAAACTTATATTGGTGATGTGAGCGTTATATTGGTGATATGGGTTTTATATATGGTGATATGAGTGTTATATTGGTGATGAATGGGTGTTATATTGGTGATATGGGTGTTATATTGGTGATATGAGAGTTATATTGGTGATATGAGTGTTTCCTTATTGATTTTAGTGTTACCTTGATTACGTGATGTTTACCTTGACGATATTGGTAGGTAAGTCCTGTATCCTCTGTATTTGGGAGCTTTGTCTGGAACTAGtcaacaaatacaaaacaaaatcaaacaatataGAGAAAACAAACAGAAGTAATAGATATCCTAAAAGTGAAAGTTCTGTATCTTCAATTTACATTTGTTCTGAATTCTTTTCAtcttcttttgttttttttttttttttttcttttttttttttccttttttttttttttttttcgtttttttccaGTCGTGTTCAAAATAAgttcttaaagggacaattcactcaggctaattccgTTACATAACCAAAaggcaaaatatggcataaatgtattgttctacgtttcttatgaaacatgtaacctaaaatattgagaaattccacatcattgttaagtattttaattgataacgCTGTTATTACAATTCGTTGATAAATACTATTaaacaggtacaatatgtatactgtacccatacccgaaccaaagataaaataattttttaggcaagacaattcacctaatacgGTAAatacactactgtcagagcgatttgagcagttctagacaaaagtagcattactctacgagcaagggacagggttcggcatacaatatgttcaaccacaatgtgtaatggcggagaGTGGacaagtttgaacatttcacacacatttcacttCAGTGGGCtattctggcatatcacagtaaaaccgactgatctaatttccattagaactgggtttttttcaatatatgtacaaattctaaTGTTCTCTCAGACTGAATTGTCCCCTTTAAAATAATCATCTGAATATGATTGGGTTACTcctggaatttttttttcttttttctttttttttctttttttccctcTGGGTTCCCTGATGTGGGAAGATAAACTAATAACATTAAatagtttattattttattttgtttatataaatgacatcaacttacctgtatatttcTCCCTCTACAATCCGCCTTCCACACTGACCATAGGCATTGTTACCCATGCTGTATACTggcaaataaaaatattcatcaTACCTCTGTCAAGTCACATATTCCAAATAAGGAATCTTTTAAATGTCAACCATTAGAACTCTAGCGTCAGTATATTGATAAATAAGCACATTACAGAATATGTCTAAATCAGTCCCTCTTTCTCTGGTGGTTTCTGAtccgaaggataaagttgagtagggtattcGATATTTCTGGCATGGACCTGCGTAGGTTCCCATTCAAACCCTAACCGCAAAAACCCGCACTGTGTCTTAATGAAAACTGATGACATACAGGAGagtttttctttcttcttcttttcttttccttttctcttctttcttctttttcttttcctttcttttcttttcttcttttctcttcttttcttCTCTCTTTTTTCCATCTTTTTCTTCCTTTTACTCCTTTCTTTCTTCCATTTTGTGAACATCACTGAGCTTCTCCTTCTTTCCTCACTACCTTTTAAGTCTCAGTTCACGTTTTTGAAATTACTACTTTGAATACTAAACTACAACAACAAACCGATGTTTACATCAATAGTTCATGACaccattttcattatttatattttttctgttttttccggattttggagaatttcattttcaaatgtatcgatACTAACGTCGTTAAtatcgatgaacatgtacaaacCAACCAGGTAGCCCACTATTGTAAAAATAACGTATAACACCGCCCCTCACGATGTTAGCTTATATGTAATCTTGTTAGTTTCAAACACTTCAGGTAATATTAGAGATATCAATAAACAAGGTAATGTAAAGCTAAACAAATGAAGGAATCCGTTCATTgggatatttcgaaacaccacCCAAACTTGCATTGCGTATGTAAGTATGAAGAGAGGCCTACTCTACAACTCCTCCACTCTCGCAGTCTCTACTCCTCTCTCCACCTACTTCCTCTCTTACTCTCGTACTCCTCTACACACTCCTCACCGACACTGCTCTCACTCTCCCatctcgccgattcacagtagatcaCCGTACAGGTCGTTTGTCCTGTCTCCTCCGCCCTTGTTCCCCCCCTCCCTCGTCCCCCCCCGAGGTGAATCAACAAAAATGCACATTATCGTGCTAGGCGTCTTTTTGGCTAAAGTTAAGCAACTGACAGACCTTATATAgtcctgacatatcttatccatctGCGTACAACCAAATGAtgttaaaaagataattatgATGTAGCTATAAAAAagtaccgaacaacacaccgaAGCAACCGACACACAATATGTAAGTATTGCATGGTTCAATCGGACTGTGCCAAATATATAACCTCGGACAAGAGAGtttattatataacattacGCTCTAAAGAGGTAGCTGACATAAACAATGACAACTTTTCTACATTGTGTATTTACACACTTACGTATAATAGGTGTTCTAACACTCTATTTAGGTACTGATCACAATGATACATGTTCAGCGGAACGAACGTTTCGATACTGAAAGACTTACATCCCGACTTGGCAGACACCTCACCAAATTGCGCGTGAGTACATAACACCAATTCTATCGAGTGAACGAAATATACAGAGTTATTACAGAATAACATGTCTAAATCAGTCCTTGTCTTATCTCAATCCCTGTGTAGTCTAACATATTTGTATGGCATTTTccttcttaaagatgctccactgccgtcaaagcataaatgatattcatcatttgaacaataattggtgtttatgtGTGTgcatatatatgcataattaacaaaaaaaaaaacataaaataatttatttcgcctttggtgcatgcgcaatcatcacttcattccatataagatatagtaccacggaattttttcgggatgcaattaattatttttcatatttttaacttgaagtaaaattagaagctcaaacttttcaatggaagtaatggtgtaaagtaagtaacttttgtaactgtagaaaaatatacttaatcgtctgctcctatttttgacagtgaaaaattaccatttgtcagcggtggagcatctttaatgaaaaacTGTATAATGCAGAACCCTGGCTATACCAGACAAGTTACACTGTACCATAGCCAGCAAcaattatttcatcattttcatcaatCATTTAAAGCATTgctattgtatatataactcCTAGGGCTTGGTCTTAGttgataaaaatcatttttttttttattgagaatCAGTTGGAAATAGCTTACCTCCTTCGTTGTTAGTAAGTAAGATGGTATGAGCTCGTCCACATGCGGCCTGTGTCACTCGAGTTGTATCGGGGTTATCAAATGGTAAGGCAATTTTGGCTGGCTGTATTATATAGTCAATGCCTTTCTCTGTAACAATGGTAAAAAACTAAATATATGTAGCTATAAAAAAGACcaaaaaggaagaaaaattCTAATATGTAAGTAGCCATGGTTAATACTAGCCACAATATATATcactcggctagagagaacttctctttaccATGATTAGTTGAGATTCATACAAGTAACCCAGAGGTCCCAAAtttgatccctggcagaggcaggtattaaatttattgtaaatcctgcaccctgttatatttatgtacatggATCTGAAAATTGTAATTCACagctaaagggaaataactcttatcATTATTATCCAATTCCCTTGTTGTAACAAAgttaaagggaagtaactagTATTTTCAAAAGTAGATTCCTTTGAATGAAATATGGATTTGTTTTCCAGTCTTGATTTATCCACAAACATAAGTAATAGtttaatatttcataagaaaataTGATTTACAATGTTCAGCGACATTCGTATAGTCTGTTTTAGTTCCTTTGTCATGTGATAGCAAGCGTAGTGCTTCATTATCTTTCAGTGAATCAGTAGAATTGCAATTTCAGAGAATACTCTTTTACACTATttgtatgctatctaatgtgATTTAGCGAGATATTGAAATCCCTGTGATAGCCAACAGAAGTCCAACTGTTATTATTTAAGTACCTTTGTCATGTGGTAGCCGATGAAAACCTATCTGTGAGTTTGTGTTGATTCCTGTCCCAAACACACAATGTTCTTTTCCTTTCTTTCCTAGAAATATTGTAAATCCATACCCACAGGCTGCTCCATTAACCTATTAACCAGTAGTTATGATTATCATATCATATAAATCCTTTTTTCAAAGTAGAACAAACTGCTAATGATACATTTGACAAAAAGATATTgaacatttatcatatatagCTAAGATTCCTGGCTttataaaatcacaattttaGTTCCATTAGtgaaatttgaattttcatgaattatcaTTTAGTGATTTGGTTTgcgatctcaatattacccattgaaatcatgaaaatattattCCTGTGAAAATAACCtgctttataatattttttttatatcttactGAAGAAAACCTCCTGACAACTTCTACAAATGAACCACAGATagataaaagtaaaacaatgaaataaactTGGAAATGAAAGTAATGCCATTATTTGTCACTATATAATCTCTTGAATTTAGTGTACAAGTCTATTGAACTCATCATTCTATTGACTTGCCACTTGTATGAAAtttctttaaacaaaatattatttgctCTTCAGAAAGGATGTTATAgcaataacatttttttgtgaGTATGAATTTGCCTTACAATGATTTgagaaaaacaatacaaatgtaaaatcaaattCCCAGTAAACATATCAATTACAGGACTGCTACCTtgatatcattatcatcaaagAATTTAAGTCGCGCTGGTCTCCTCATACAGTGCATCAGCCTCTGTCCCTTGGCAGGTTTCAGGTAGGATGCTACccctgaaaaaaatatataaacaaacctTGTCAAACTTTCTTTTGATCTCATTAAAGTCCTGTATATGATTGACAGTACTTTCTTTTGTGATGTGTTTTATTAGCTAACAACAAAAATGTGTGCCCACAATATACTTGTAGTTTTAAAGCTTTCAGAAAATGTAAATCAAAAATCTCAAATTGATTATTTTCCTTTCCaaataacatcaaaataaatactTTGCATGTTGAAATTGACATAGGGTGATTGGATAGTGTGGTGATTAAGCCATTCACCTTTCAGCGCAGATTCAATACCAATCACAGACGTGAAAAGGTCTGTTGTCACATGACGATCATGTGGGCACTCCAGATTTGTCCCATGCTAACATGGGGGCcattgaaagtgaaagtaagTCGCGTTACTTGTTTTATAGTCAATTGCTTTAAATCTGTCGCAAAACCTACTGATAAAACTTTGACATGCTGAATTACAATATAATTGTTGTTCTTGAGTGACCTTATGCCCTTATTTGTGAACTAATGAGTTTGTGTACATACCAAGAGAGCCGGTCGTTGCACAACCCCACACATATAGCCTCTCTGTTGGCTTAGCGTTTTCTCGTACATACTGAAATACTTGATCTTTCCTTTCTTCAATGATGTTTGCTTTTTTCTTCGAATTCTTCATGCATCGTTTCTGTATCCGTAAGAAATCTTTAATTGTGGTTGACAGCAGACATCTTCTACACAACATGGTGGAACCTAGGaagaaatcaaattgaaatacaatgtatataaccaCCATTCCATCATAGTGCAGTTGAGGCGACAGTTGCAATATGTGTACGTGTGTAACAttctacaaatgtatattagTTCACCAACTCTGGATTTTCAGTTCAACCCTATGTTggtgcagttgccaggtactacAGTAATAGAATGATGATTTCACTAAAGGAACTCTGGTTTTGCTCAATTACCAACTTATTACATGATCATGCatatgtagaagaacagggaaaatacacattcctgtcgagtgccccgagcaggaatcgaacccgggtctccggcgtggaaatctacggctctaccgactgagccaaagaagcatgctccgtcagctgagtgacagagaccgtatttaacactatgtacaagtcacaccgacccgctccttttacacatACTCTTAGTCTTTAGGATTAATTTACAGAAAAACCAGGTACAGATAGAATAAATTTTGTCAATGCATAATATAACGTAAAAAGAAAGGAGAAAATGGGAAATGACCTACCCCATCAACTATGGGATACCGAGAAAGTACGAGAGATAAGGCAAACCGAACACCCAACAACCCAAAATCGTCTGACATTGACAAATGGTCTAACGTTATTCTCTAAATAcatttaaagaaaaagaaaacatactTAGAAATGAAGACAGTTCCATAAAAAACGTACTTGTCAATATCCAATATCTAAAAGCAGATGACAAGTCtatggaagaaaaaaatacttcaaCAACTCTTGATATTGGCAGCCGAGTGGTAAAATCGTGTTTCACATGGgcgccgccatcttggatttcactaAAATTGGACCGTAGACGTATGAATAATTCCGAATATAACAGGCCGTAATATTTACTTGaattttgtatgttattttttttatgtcatataaaaataattatgaatagaaatatatataaatgatcaattgaaataaatttcataaaaggaacgtgataaaacaaacaagtatACAGTAATCCAGAgatttaaagagacaattcactcaggctaattcttttacataaccaagaagcaaaatatagcataaatgtattgttctacgtttcttatgaaacatataacgtaaaacgttgacaaattccacgacattgttaagtatttaaattaatatcgttgaaatatcaaatcgttgatcaatacgattaagcaggtacaatatggactctgaacccatacccgagccaaagtcacacacgttagaaaacaaatgaactacataaccactgaggaggtgataaaatgatttttaggcaagacaattcacctaataaggtaaacacactactgtcagagcaatttgagcagttctagacaaaagttgcattactttacgtgAAAGGGACAGGGTtccggcatacaagatgttcgaccacagtgtgtaatggcggacagcaagcaagtttgaacatttcacacacatgtcactaccatgggcttttcaggcatattacagtaaaaccgactgatcttatttccattagaattgggttttttctgatatacatactaattttaatgttctcttagactgaattgtccctttaaatctCCGAGTAATCAAACtgggaaaaaatgaaataaatgattacaCATCAAAGATATTTTACCCAATTTGAATCTAGACCTCAAAAACGCCTGCAATGATATATACTAGGAAAAGTATAAAttaaaggaaatttttgcttggcctgtgattggttaagattTTTCCCTCtaagctgccttcaattttactatgagatagtcaaggagtgtagagatcgtaagtgatcggaactcctAGATTATTGAGGATGGTAAAAGAGTTTACTTAATTAGTTCACATAAACATCATGATTTCATTTCCGGCAagaattacatatgtatgtattgtaagtggaatgaaatgaaatgatatgTTTGCTCCAGGTTTCAATATACTATGTATCATGCCTAAAGTAATTCTTTATTCTGGCGGTGAccgaatggttaagatgtcctgacatattacaaCAACCTCTCCACATCTGGGTCGCAAGTTTGAATGCCATAAGGTACAGGTACTTAACACTGATCAGTGGGTTTTCTCCAAGTACTCCAGCTTTCTTCCACCTATAAACCTGGCACAATCTTAAATGTCCTtgtgttcataggacgttaaatcAAATGCTTGGCAGCTATGTGTTTATTTAGGCCAGGATAGTAATGGTGTTGTCTGGAAAGCATTTCTATTACCTTACATGTGTTGGAAAACTTTCAGCAGAGCCAGACATTTTGTCATGATGCCACCCTTGGATCCTGTTGTTGTTAAGAAATCACTGGATGACACAGGGAGATATTGGTTCTTACGTCATAGATTTGTAAGTATAAACTCGTCAGTTTCATAGATAAGGGCCCAgtttcataaacattttaaGGAATTTAAGATTTTCCATGGAAAACAATACagaatttaagaaaaaaaaacttaaatcaAGGAGTTCTCCTCAACTTAACTGTAATTCTTATCTATGGAGAATTCCAAGTTAAATAATTCCTtgaaagggacaattcagtctaagagaacattaaaatttgtatatatatcagaaaaaacccaattctaatggaaataagatcagtcggttttactgtgatatgcctgaaaagcccatggtggcgacatgtgtgtgaaatgttcaaacttgcttgctgtccgccattacacactctggtcgaatatcttgtatgccgaaccctgtccctttctcgtaaagtaatgcaactttagtctagaacagctcaaatcgctctgacagtagtgtgtttaccttattaggt from Argopecten irradians isolate NY chromosome 15, Ai_NY, whole genome shotgun sequence encodes:
- the LOC138309250 gene encoding RCC1-like G exchanging factor-like protein isoform X1; translated protein: MELSSFLSSTMLCRRCLLSTTIKDFLRIQKRCMKNSKKKANIIEERKDQVFQYVRENAKPTERLYVWGCATTGSLGVASYLKPAKGQRLMHCMRRPARLKFFDDNDIKVNGAACGYGFTIFLGKKGKEHCVFGTGINTNSQIGFHRLPHDKEKGIDYIIQPAKIALPFDNPDTTRVTQAACGRAHTILLTNNEGVYSMGNNAYGQCGRRIVEGEIYSSRQSSQIQRIQDLPTNIVKVVCGQDTLFLTKTGEVYSCGLGADGQTGLGHYDSEHRPTLVQGDLQGVKVKDIGGAVDCVLAVSENGDLFGWGNSEYNQLSMITDTTQVNVPRHLPVDRCGRIRKAVAGGSMCAVLTEKGHVYVWGYGLLGKGPNLESSNIPEKIPAALFGQHDIDAYSKLVDITCGIGHFMALTDSGNLYSWGKNRSGCLGLYIQRDQFYPLKVSMPAETHAIVCGVDHNVAFCRSFA